A genomic stretch from Streptomyces venezuelae ATCC 10712 includes:
- a CDS encoding glutamate racemase, which translates to MKIALMDSGIGLLPAAAAVRRLRPDADLLLSNDPDGMPWGPRTPEDLTGRALAVALAAAEHRPQALIVACNTATVHALPAIRAALEPDIAVIGTVPAIKPAAAGGGKVAIWATPATTGSAYQRGLIRDFADGAEVTEVPCPGLADAVEHADPEAVDRAVAAAAALTPRDVRTVVLGCTHYELVEERILAALDARGRAGLPPIVFHGSADAVAAQALRRVGAEPAPAAAPTGTLSVLLSGRPGALPATALGYAEGRLLGAAAPAH; encoded by the coding sequence GTGAAGATCGCGCTCATGGACTCCGGAATCGGCCTCCTCCCGGCGGCGGCCGCGGTGCGGCGGCTCCGGCCGGACGCCGATCTCCTCCTCTCCAACGACCCCGACGGCATGCCGTGGGGCCCGCGCACCCCCGAAGACCTCACCGGCCGCGCCCTTGCCGTCGCGCTCGCCGCCGCCGAGCACCGCCCGCAGGCGCTGATCGTGGCCTGCAACACCGCCACCGTGCACGCGCTGCCCGCCATCCGCGCCGCCCTCGAACCGGACATCGCCGTCATCGGCACCGTCCCCGCGATCAAGCCCGCCGCCGCCGGCGGCGGCAAGGTCGCCATCTGGGCCACCCCGGCCACCACCGGCAGCGCCTACCAGCGCGGACTCATCCGCGACTTCGCCGACGGCGCCGAGGTCACCGAGGTGCCCTGCCCCGGGCTCGCCGACGCCGTCGAGCACGCCGACCCCGAGGCCGTGGACCGGGCCGTCGCCGCGGCCGCCGCCCTCACCCCCCGGGACGTCCGCACCGTCGTCCTCGGCTGCACCCACTACGAACTCGTCGAGGAGCGCATCCTGGCCGCCCTCGACGCCCGCGGCCGCGCCGGACTGCCCCCGATCGTCTTCCACGGCTCCGCCGACGCCGTCGCCGCCCAGGCGCTGCGCCGGGTGGGCGCCGAACCGGCCCCCGCCGCGGCCCCCACCGGCACCCTGTCCGTCCTGCTCAGCGGGCGTCCCGGCGCGCTCCCCGCCACCGCCCTCGGCTACGCCGAAGGCCGGCTCCTCGGGGCGGCCGCGCCCGCTCACTGA
- a CDS encoding glycosyltransferase: MSTLAWFALGSLAVWAWLLLGQGFFWRTDQRLPPVPRGGPDRWPRVVVVVPARDEAGVLPLSLPSLLAQDYPGVAEVILVDDGSTDGTGKLAVGLAGRYGGLPLTVVSPGEPEAGWTGKLWALRHGMALARAREPEFLLLTDADIAHEPDSLRLLVAAATANGLDLVSQMARLRVASFWERLVVPAFVYFFAQLYPFRWINRRRPLATAAAGGCVLLRTETAVAAAVPEVIRQAVIDDVSLARAVRRAGGRIWLGLAERVDSVRPYPGLGELWRMVARSAYAQLRHSPLLLAGTVAGLAVVYLVPPAALVAGVAGGDAVAAWAGGVAWAVMAGTYGPMLRYYRQPLWLAPLLPFTAFLYLLMTVDSAVRHHRGRGAAWKGRTYARPEATSER, from the coding sequence ATGAGCACCCTCGCCTGGTTCGCCCTCGGTTCACTGGCCGTCTGGGCCTGGCTGCTGCTGGGCCAGGGCTTCTTCTGGCGTACGGACCAGCGGCTGCCGCCGGTCCCGCGCGGGGGGCCGGACCGCTGGCCGCGGGTGGTGGTCGTGGTCCCGGCCCGGGACGAGGCCGGGGTGTTGCCACTGAGCCTGCCGTCACTGCTCGCGCAGGACTATCCGGGCGTCGCGGAGGTGATCCTCGTGGACGACGGGAGTACGGACGGGACGGGGAAGCTCGCCGTCGGGCTCGCGGGCCGGTACGGGGGGCTGCCGCTGACCGTGGTGTCGCCGGGTGAGCCGGAGGCGGGCTGGACGGGCAAGTTGTGGGCGTTGCGGCACGGCATGGCGCTGGCACGCGCGCGTGAGCCGGAGTTCCTGCTCCTGACGGACGCGGACATCGCCCACGAGCCGGACAGTCTGCGGCTCCTGGTGGCGGCGGCGACGGCGAACGGGCTGGACCTGGTGTCGCAGATGGCCCGGCTGCGGGTGGCGAGCTTCTGGGAGCGTCTGGTCGTCCCGGCGTTCGTCTACTTCTTCGCCCAGTTGTATCCGTTCCGCTGGATCAACCGGCGGCGGCCGCTGGCGACGGCCGCGGCGGGTGGCTGTGTGCTGCTGCGGACGGAGACGGCGGTGGCGGCGGCGGTGCCGGAGGTGATCCGGCAGGCGGTGATCGACGACGTGTCGCTGGCGCGTGCGGTGCGGCGGGCGGGCGGGCGGATCTGGCTGGGGCTCGCGGAGCGGGTGGACAGCGTGCGCCCGTATCCGGGGCTCGGTGAGTTGTGGCGGATGGTCGCCCGCAGCGCGTACGCGCAGCTGCGGCACAGTCCGCTGCTGCTGGCGGGGACGGTGGCGGGGTTGGCGGTGGTCTATCTGGTGCCGCCGGCGGCGCTGGTGGCGGGTGTCGCGGGCGGGGACGCGGTGGCGGCGTGGGCGGGCGGGGTGGCCTGGGCGGTGATGGCGGGGACGTACGGGCCGATGCTCCGGTACTACCGGCAGCCGCTGTGGCTCGCTCCGCTGCTGCCGTTCACCGCGTTCCTCTACCTCCTGATGACGGTGGACTCGGCGGTGCGGCACCACCGCGGCCGGGGCGCCGCGTGGAAGGGCCGTACGTACGCGCGGCCTGAGGCGACGTCGGAACGGTGA
- a CDS encoding DUF6643 family protein — MTSPRSTYGGGYHTAPSFPDTPIYDSLVAERGTPQIAPIRVPAAYDTGSSFQPTGSSFPSSGSYLPALPAALPALPAAPTPQPSYGNGYGYPQPTPQMAPVPLQHAPAPYIPQQQAAPRGYQGGQYPQPPRPAPAGYEAMRPASPRPAPAPVPAPTPYDDPYNRPYQGGGY; from the coding sequence ATGACCTCCCCCCGCTCCACCTATGGAGGCGGTTACCACACCGCGCCGTCCTTCCCGGACACCCCGATCTACGACTCCCTGGTCGCGGAGCGGGGCACGCCTCAGATCGCCCCGATCCGAGTGCCCGCCGCCTACGACACCGGAAGCAGCTTCCAGCCGACCGGCAGCAGCTTCCCCTCCAGCGGTTCCTACCTGCCGGCGCTCCCCGCGGCACTGCCCGCCCTCCCGGCGGCGCCCACCCCGCAGCCCTCCTACGGCAACGGCTACGGCTACCCGCAGCCCACGCCGCAGATGGCCCCCGTGCCGCTGCAGCACGCCCCCGCCCCGTACATCCCGCAGCAGCAGGCGGCCCCCCGGGGCTACCAGGGCGGTCAGTACCCGCAGCCGCCCCGCCCGGCGCCCGCGGGCTACGAGGCCATGCGTCCGGCGTCGCCCCGGCCCGCCCCCGCGCCGGTCCCCGCCCCCACGCCGTACGACGACCCGTACAACCGTCCCTACCAGGGCGGGGGTTACTGA
- a CDS encoding MOSC domain-containing protein, whose translation MPTPVLRSVHVHPVKAMRALARTEAEVQPWGLAGDRRWAVVDTAGKVVTQRRHPRMALATAEPLPDGGITLSAAGHAPLAVEVPHPSETVAVEIFEKHVEAVPATDAAAAWLSAYLEGEFRLVHMDAPEHRRPIDPDYALPGETVSFADGYPLLVAATSSLDALNSLIAQGDHAHEGPLPMNRFRPNLVIEGTSPWAEDGWTRLAVGEVTFRVARPCGRCVVTTTDQSSAERGKEPLRTLARHRKSDGRVIFGQNLVPEHTGTVRVGDEVKILD comes from the coding sequence ATGCCGACTCCCGTTCTTCGCTCCGTCCACGTCCACCCGGTGAAGGCCATGCGCGCGCTGGCGCGCACGGAGGCCGAGGTCCAGCCCTGGGGGCTGGCCGGCGACCGCCGCTGGGCCGTCGTCGACACGGCGGGCAAGGTCGTGACCCAACGCCGTCACCCCCGGATGGCGTTGGCCACGGCGGAACCGCTGCCGGACGGCGGGATCACCCTCTCCGCGGCCGGACACGCCCCGCTGGCCGTCGAGGTACCGCACCCCTCGGAGACGGTCGCGGTCGAGATCTTCGAGAAGCACGTGGAGGCGGTCCCGGCCACCGACGCGGCCGCGGCCTGGCTCTCGGCGTACCTGGAGGGCGAGTTCCGGCTCGTCCACATGGACGCGCCCGAGCACCGGCGGCCGATCGACCCGGACTACGCGCTGCCCGGGGAGACGGTGAGCTTCGCGGACGGCTATCCGCTGCTCGTCGCCGCCACGTCCTCGCTCGACGCCCTCAACTCCCTGATCGCGCAGGGGGACCACGCCCACGAGGGTCCGCTCCCGATGAACCGGTTCCGGCCGAACCTGGTGATCGAGGGGACCTCGCCGTGGGCGGAGGACGGCTGGACGCGGCTCGCCGTGGGCGAGGTCACCTTCCGGGTCGCCCGGCCCTGCGGCCGGTGCGTCGTCACCACGACGGACCAGTCCAGCGCGGAGCGCGGCAAGGAACCGCTGCGGACCCTCGCCCGGCACCGCAAGAGCGACGGCCGGGTCATCTTCGGCCAGAACCTCGTCCCCGAGCACACCGGCACGGTCCGGGTCGGCGACGAGGTGAAGATCCTGGACTGA
- a CDS encoding Rv1733c family protein, producing the protein MRAAIGLWRWRHNPLRRTTDLVEAWVAFAALALLCLVVPLTGWAAGASAHGSLQRAVRTQQEQRVPTSARVVRAADRPVGGGRTAEATGEERLRRSVVARWTAPDGTVRTATVTTARRTSAPGTTFPLWTDRHGNPVAPPMHPDTARAHAIVAGLTAALLAGLMVETVRRLAVRRLVLLRYARLDRAWAAVGPDWGRTGTGS; encoded by the coding sequence GTGCGCGCAGCCATCGGCCTCTGGCGCTGGCGGCACAATCCCCTGCGCCGGACCACTGATCTCGTCGAGGCCTGGGTCGCCTTCGCGGCCCTCGCGCTCCTCTGTCTCGTCGTCCCCCTGACCGGCTGGGCGGCCGGCGCCTCCGCCCACGGCTCGCTCCAGCGCGCGGTCCGCACCCAGCAGGAGCAGCGCGTGCCGACCAGCGCCCGGGTGGTGCGGGCCGCGGACCGGCCCGTCGGCGGCGGGCGGACGGCCGAGGCGACCGGGGAGGAGCGGCTGCGCCGCTCGGTGGTGGCGCGGTGGACCGCGCCGGACGGCACGGTGCGGACGGCGACGGTGACGACGGCCCGCCGGACCTCCGCCCCGGGCACCACCTTCCCGCTGTGGACCGACCGTCACGGGAACCCGGTGGCGCCGCCCATGCACCCGGACACGGCCCGCGCGCACGCGATCGTGGCCGGCCTCACGGCCGCGCTCCTCGCCGGGCTCATGGTGGAGACCGTCCGCCGTCTGGCCGTACGCCGCCTGGTCCTGCTGCGGTACGCGCGCCTGGACCGCGCGTGGGCCGCGGTGGGCCCCGACTGGGGCCGTACGGGCACGGGCAGCTGA